The Polyangium aurulentum genomic interval CGTCGCACGTCTCGGTCTTGGGATCGATGTTGCCGACGCAGACGAGAGCGCCGTTCATGCATTGCTGCGTGCCGAGGGTGCAGGGGAAGTTTGCGCTTGCGCCGCAAGCCTTGCCAGCGTCGGTGGGGCTGTCGTCGACGACGCCGTCGCAGTCGTCGTCCTTGGTGTTGCACAGCTCGGGCTGCTGATTCTCGACGAGGATGTTGGGCCCGGAGCAGACGACCTTGTTGCCGGCGCAGATGGTTTTGCCGAGGTGCGCGGGAGTGGCGCACTCGCCATCGGGATCGGCGAAGCAGTCCTTGCCGAGCTGCGGGTCGCCGCTCAGATCCTCGTCGGCGTCGTCGATCTTGCCGTCGCAGTCGTTGTCGACGCTGTCACCGCAGATCTCGACGCCGCCGTTGGTGATGTTGCACTGATACTCGCAACCGGTGGCGTAGGACTTGTCGAGGTCGTAGAACCCGGGCTCGCAAGCCTGGATCTGGCACTGTGTGTTCTGCGGAGAGCAGGCGTCGGGGCCAGTGTGCACGCACTCCGGGGTGCCGTGGAGCACGACGCAGGTGCCGCCGCACTTGCCGCAATCCTTGGTGCTGGTGCAGAGATCGACGTCCTCGTCTTTGACGCCGTCGCAGTCGTCGTCCTTGTTGTTGCAGCTGGAGTCGTCGGAGACGGCGGGATCCTTGACGCAGTAGTACTCGCAGACCTTGTCACCATCGAGATCGAAGTAATCAGCGGCGCACTGGCCATTGCAGACGCCCGGCGTGGTGCCTGGCTCGGCGCTGGGCGTGCACGTGATGGAGTCGGGGTCGTTGTTGAGCAGCAGCTCGTAGCAGTTGTTGTCGCAGGTGCCGCAGCCCTTGGGCGTGCTCCAGTCGGTGAGATCGTCGACCTTGCCGTTGCAGTCGTTGTCGAGCTTGTCGCAGATCTCGGAGCCGTCATTGGTGGGCTTGCAGCCGCCGGAGCCGGCGTCGCCGCCGGAGCCGCCCTGACCGCCGCCGCCGGTGCATCCGAAGAGGCAGCCGCCGGTGCCGCCCGAGCCGCCGGTGCCAGTGCCGGTGCCGGTGCCGGTGGCGCCGCCATCGCAGTCGCGCCAGCAGAAGGCTTCAGTTGTGCAGCCGGAGCCCGCCGCGGCCAGGACGATGCCTGCGACCGTGGCGAGCCAGCCGAATTTCGCGAAGGCGCTCATCACGCCACCTCTTTCTGGATGCGCGCCGCGGTCCGACGGCGGCGAAGGAAGACGATCGACATGCCGAAGATCGCGAGCCAGCCGGCCTCGGATCGCGTGTCGCCCGCGACCTCGCACGAGCAGCCGCCGCCGCCGGTCGGGAGACCGAAGACGCCGGTGTCATCCGCGCCCGTGCCGTTCGACCCGCCCTGATTCGCGCCGCCCGAGCCCGTTGCGCTGCTCGAGCCACCCGCGCCGCCCGCGCCGCCAGAGCCACCCGTGCCGCCGTCGTCGCACTGGCCGTCCTTGCACGCCTGACCTTGCGGGCAGACCACGCCCTCGCACGGGCAGTTGCCGCAAGCGCCCGTGAGCGGGTCGCAGCAGCCGCCGTTCGAGCACGCCGTCGTGCACTTGTTCGCCACGCACACCGGCGTCGCGCCCGTCGTGTCGCACGTCTCGCCCGAGGCGCAGGCCGGATCGCACGTCGCGACGCACAGGCCGTCCTTGCACGCCTGGCCCTCCGCGCACGTCACGTTGGCGCAGGTGGCGACGCACGTGAAGGTCGTGAAGTCGCCGTTCGGCTTGCACGCCTGATCGCTCGGGCAGGTGTCGGCCTTGCACGGGTTGTCGAGGCACGAGCCGAGGTTGCAGGCCTTGTTGCAGCCAGGGCAGGGCACGTTGTAGCAGTTGTCGACCACGCACTTGCCCGCGTTCGGGCCGATGTCGCTGCACACCTCGCCAGCGGGGCAGGTGGTGCCGTCGCAGGGGTTGCGGCAGCCCGCCTGGCCGCGGCAAACGCACACGGGCGGCTTGTTGCAGTTCGCGTCCGCGGGCGTGTCGGAGGGCGCGCAGATCACGTTGCCGTTCGCGTCCTTCACCGTCTTCTTCGAGCAATCGCCGCAGTTGTCGGGAACGCAGTAGAACCCGAGGGGCTGGCCGTCGTCGCTCGCGGTGACCTGCTCGCACTTCTGGCCGGGCGGACAGGGGAACTCGCCCTGGCCGCACTTGGCCGCGCACGCGCACGTGCTGCCGCTCTTCACGCACTCCTTGCCCGTGCTGCAGATCGGGGGCGCGTTCGGGTCCTGCTCGTCGGAGCTGCCGTCGCAGTCGTTGTCGTCGCAGTCGCAGGCCTCGTCGGTCGCCTGCTGGCCACCCACGCACACGACCTTGCCGTTCACGCAGGCGTACACGCCCTCGGCGCACACGCCCATGTTCTGGCCGCACTTGTCGCCGATGTTCGCGCCGGCAGGATCGGGCAGCGGGTTCGCCGAGCCGTTGATGCCGTCCGGAGCCGGGCCGTTCTCGTCGATCTGCCCGTCGCAGTCGTTGTCGATGCCGTCGCAGATCTCGGGCGAGGGGCCGATCGCGCCCTCGCACGTCGCGCCGCCCGAGCCGTCGCAGGCGAGCATGCCGGGGATGCAGGGCGGGTTGTCGCGCGGGCCGGGGTAGAGCGTCACGTCGTACGGCGCCGAGCACGTGCCGCCCGACAGGACGCCGTTGTCGATCTGCCCGTCGCAGTCGTTGTCGAGACCGTCGCACGTCTCCGGCATGGGCCCGACGTCGCCCACGCAGTCGAGCACGCCCGCGTTGCACGCGAGCCCGCCGAGCACGCACTCGCCCGTGTCGCTGCCGCAAGGCATGCCGACCTGCGGGATGTTGCCCTCGTCGACCTGCGCGTTGCAGTTGTTGTCGAGGCCGTCGCAAGCCTCGGGCGAGGGCTCCTTCGCGCCCGCGCAGACCCACTTCTGGGCCCCCTGGCAGACGAGCTTGCCCGCGTTGCAGGGCGCGCTGAGCGTCCCGTTGCCCTTGCAATCGGCGCCGTCCGGCGCGCACCAGGTGAGGTTCCCGAACGTGCAGCAGTTGCCCGGGAGGGTCCAGCAGCCGTTGCCGCCCGCCGGGGGTGCGTCCGCGAGGGGCGTCTCGTCGACGGAGCCGTCGCAGTCGTTGTCCGTGCCGTCGCAGACCTCGGCCTGCGGCTGCGTGCCGCCCTGGCAGACGAGCGCGCCGTTGACGCACGCGGTGAGGCCCGTCTTGCACGGCGGCTGGTTCACGCCGCAGGGCGTGCCCACGCCGAACGCGCTCTCGTCGACCTGACCGTCGCAGTCGTTGTCGATGCCGTCGCAGATCTCCGGCCCCGGGCCCACGAAGCCCTGGCAGGTGCCGCCGCAGGGCTGCGTGCCCTGCTTGCACTGGCTGTTCGGGCCGTAGTTGAGCCCCGACGGCGTCCCCGCGGGCACGCAGGCCGTCGGCGTGACGCTGTCGTCCACGGCGCCGTCGCAGTCGTTGTCGAGGCCGTCGCACGTCTCGGCCTGGGGGTTCGTCTGGCAGGTGTTGAACCCGCCGCCCGCGACGCACGCTCCGGGGAGCGGCACGTTCTGCGGCGCCTTGCACGAGAGCGTACCCGCGCAGTTCGGCGGGTTCGGCTGGCCGCAGGCGATGGGCGCGATGCCGTCGTCGGCGATGCCGTTGCAGTCGTTGTCGCAGCCGTCGCAGACCTCGGGCGAGGGCTGGCAGCCCTGGCAAACGCCCTCGTCGACCACGCCGTCGCAGTCGTCGTCGAGGCCGTCGCAGACCTCGGCCTTGGGGCAGTGCGCGGGGCTGCCGCACTTGAGCACGCCCTCGTCGACGCCGTCGGAGCAGTTGTTGTCCGCGTTGTCGCACGTCTCCTTCGGGTTGAAGCAGAGCCAGGTCGCGGGATCCTGCTGCTGCGCTGCCGTCGTGCAGGGCAGCTCGGCGAGATCACCCGAGGGGTTCGCGGCGCTGATCGTCGACTGGTACTTGGCGAGGCACGTCGCGCGCTGGGCCTGCGTGCTCCACGAGCAGCAGGCCTGCCCGACGTCGCAGTAGTGCTTGAAGCCCTCGTCGGTGCAGCCGTTGCAGTTGTCGTCGCCGTTGTTGCACGTCTCGGGTTTGACCGCGCTGCTGATGATGTTCGAGAGTGCCTGGCTCAGCGCGGCCTCGTCGGCGGCCGACTGCGCGACGGACGTGCCGCCCGCGGCCGCGATCTGGTTGGCTTTGTTGATCGTGCCGCCGCCGAACGCGATGACGTGCGTCTTGATCTTCCAGGTGATGCCGCCCTTGGTGACGCCCGCGAACAGATCCGCGGCCGCGTCGACGGGATCGGTCGGGTCGAGGTCGCAGCTCTCGTCGCCGTCGGTCACGAGGATGACGTTCACCGAGCGACACGCCCTCTCGCCCTGCGCGAGATCGGCGAGCGGTGACGTGTAGAGAGGGACGTTGCCGGGGCCCGCCCACTGGTTCGAGTAGTAGCGGTACATGTCGCGGAGGATCCCGTTCAGCGGCGTGTTGCCGATCGGGAACAGCTCCTTCTGGTCGCTACAGTCGTTGTCGACCCACTTGAGCAGCTCCGTGATGTTCGAGGGGTTCGGCGGAGGGCTGTAGAAGTTGTCGACGAGCATGGGCACGACGATGTTCGCGCCCTGGCGACACCCGGAGTTCGGCTCGTTGACGGGCGGATTGCCGCACGGCGTGGGCTCGGGCCCGCAGCCGGCGAGGCCCGAGTTTCCCGGGAAATCAAGGGCGTTGCAGCTCGTGAAGCACGCGCCGGTGCAGTTCTTCAGGGTCTTGGCGAAGGTCGCGAGCCCGAAGTTCGCCTGCCCCGCGAACGCGAGCAGCGTGTTCTTCACGGCGCAGCGGCCGTGTCCGACGCGGTCGTTCGGGTAGTTGCACGAGTTGTTCGAGGCCACCGCGCCCGTCATCGAGCTCGAGGTGTCGAACGCGATCATGAAGTACGGCTTCGAGGGAGCCGGCCACTGGGCGGGATCGAAGGACAAACACGCGGCAGGCTCGGCCTGCGCGGGGCGAGTCCCGAGCGCCGCCGTCGCGAGCGCCACTCCGAACGCCGCGACCTTCAGGCCCAGGAAGGGAGTGCCAAGGAGTCGATGGAAGCCACTCATGAACGCTGCTCCTGCGCGCGAGATCGCGCGGTTCGCGAACGAGCGATGGTCTCACGGGCGACCACCTCCCAGCAAGACGGCCCGACGGGAAATGTCGCGTACGGTCGGATGGGCTCCGGGCGTACGCGCCCCCAGCATCAGGCGATAAACGCCTTGGAGAGCGGACCCTGGTTGGGTTAAACCCGGTCCCAACGTGGGAGCCTCTTCGACCTCGAGCCCTGGTCGCGAGTCCACCGCGGCGCGTCGCGCGTCGTCGGCCGTGTCCCCCCCAACTGATCCGCCGCCTTCTCCGGCGGGAGGGCGTCAGCGTGGGAGGCCTCGCGGGCCGTTCACGCAGCATCGCCGCCTCGACGCGCTGCGGGCGCTCTTGCAGAAGCACCCGAAGGGCCTTTCGCTCTACGACCTCGCGCGCGAGCTCGACGTCACGCCGCGGTCGATGCGCCGCTACCTGGCCGAGGTGCGGCGCGAGCTCGATCTCGTCGCGACCACGACGAAGCCTGGCGGCGCGCGCCTGTGGCGG includes:
- a CDS encoding MopE-related protein, with translation MSGFHRLLGTPFLGLKVAAFGVALATAALGTRPAQAEPAACLSFDPAQWPAPSKPYFMIAFDTSSSMTGAVASNNSCNYPNDRVGHGRCAVKNTLLAFAGQANFGLATFAKTLKNCTGACFTSCNALDFPGNSGLAGCGPEPTPCGNPPVNEPNSGCRQGANIVVPMLVDNFYSPPPNPSNITELLKWVDNDCSDQKELFPIGNTPLNGILRDMYRYYSNQWAGPGNVPLYTSPLADLAQGERACRSVNVILVTDGDESCDLDPTDPVDAAADLFAGVTKGGITWKIKTHVIAFGGGTINKANQIAAAGGTSVAQSAADEAALSQALSNIISSAVKPETCNNGDDNCNGCTDEGFKHYCDVGQACCSWSTQAQRATCLAKYQSTISAANPSGDLAELPCTTAAQQQDPATWLCFNPKETCDNADNNCSDGVDEGVLKCGSPAHCPKAEVCDGLDDDCDGVVDEGVCQGCQPSPEVCDGCDNDCNGIADDGIAPIACGQPNPPNCAGTLSCKAPQNVPLPGACVAGGGFNTCQTNPQAETCDGLDNDCDGAVDDSVTPTACVPAGTPSGLNYGPNSQCKQGTQPCGGTCQGFVGPGPEICDGIDNDCDGQVDESAFGVGTPCGVNQPPCKTGLTACVNGALVCQGGTQPQAEVCDGTDNDCDGSVDETPLADAPPAGGNGCWTLPGNCCTFGNLTWCAPDGADCKGNGTLSAPCNAGKLVCQGAQKWVCAGAKEPSPEACDGLDNNCNAQVDEGNIPQVGMPCGSDTGECVLGGLACNAGVLDCVGDVGPMPETCDGLDNDCDGQIDNGVLSGGTCSAPYDVTLYPGPRDNPPCIPGMLACDGSGGATCEGAIGPSPEICDGIDNDCDGQIDENGPAPDGINGSANPLPDPAGANIGDKCGQNMGVCAEGVYACVNGKVVCVGGQQATDEACDCDDNDCDGSSDEQDPNAPPICSTGKECVKSGSTCACAAKCGQGEFPCPPGQKCEQVTASDDGQPLGFYCVPDNCGDCSKKTVKDANGNVICAPSDTPADANCNKPPVCVCRGQAGCRNPCDGTTCPAGEVCSDIGPNAGKCVVDNCYNVPCPGCNKACNLGSCLDNPCKADTCPSDQACKPNGDFTTFTCVATCANVTCAEGQACKDGLCVATCDPACASGETCDTTGATPVCVANKCTTACSNGGCCDPLTGACGNCPCEGVVCPQGQACKDGQCDDGGTGGSGGAGGAGGSSSATGSGGANQGGSNGTGADDTGVFGLPTGGGGCSCEVAGDTRSEAGWLAIFGMSIVFLRRRRTAARIQKEVA